One Streptomyces sp. CNQ-509 DNA window includes the following coding sequences:
- a CDS encoding ABC transporter ATP-binding protein, protein MLVRILRAHLRPYRRDLGWIVALQLVATVTTLYLPTLNADIIDHGVIPGDNGYILRTGGWMIVFSVVQFCAAGGAVFLGARTATALGRDMRASVFDRVQSFSAREMARFGAPSLITRTTNDVQQIQMLALMTFTMMVAAPIMCVGGIVMALNQDVPLTSLLLVVVPAVGVVVALIVRRMRPLFRSMQKRIDEVNRIMREQITGIRVIRAFVRDGHEQRRFGTANADLRDVGVRAGRLLALLFPTPMLAVNLSSVAVVWFAAGRIESGAMDVGALTAFLSYLMYILSSVMMATFMFMMIPRAEVCAERIQEVLDTESSVVPPAAPVPAAAEPRERGRLDLRGVGFRYPGAEEPVLKDVDLEARPGRTTAVIGSTGSGKSTLLALVPRLFDATGGSVEVGGVDVRDLDPAALALAIGYVPQKPYLFSGTVASNLRYGKPDATDDELWDALRTAQAADFVREMDGGLDAAVAQGGSNVSGGQRQRLAIARALVHRPDIYLFDDSFSALDYATDAALRAALARRLGDATVVIVAQRVATIRDADRIVVLDAGRVAGAGTHTELMAANETYREIVLSQLTEEEAAA, encoded by the coding sequence GTGCTCGTCCGAATCCTCCGCGCTCACCTGCGCCCCTACCGCCGGGACCTCGGCTGGATCGTCGCGCTGCAGCTCGTCGCGACGGTGACGACGCTCTATCTCCCCACGCTCAACGCCGACATCATCGACCACGGCGTCATCCCCGGCGACAACGGCTACATCCTGCGCACCGGCGGCTGGATGATCGTCTTCAGCGTGGTGCAGTTCTGCGCGGCCGGCGGCGCCGTGTTCCTCGGCGCCCGTACGGCCACCGCCCTCGGCCGGGACATGCGCGCCTCGGTCTTCGACCGGGTGCAGTCCTTCTCCGCCCGCGAGATGGCCCGCTTCGGCGCCCCGTCGCTCATCACGCGCACCACGAACGACGTGCAGCAGATCCAGATGCTCGCCCTGATGACGTTCACGATGATGGTCGCGGCGCCGATCATGTGCGTCGGCGGCATCGTCATGGCGCTCAACCAGGACGTGCCGCTGACGTCCCTGCTGCTCGTCGTCGTGCCCGCGGTCGGCGTCGTCGTGGCCCTGATCGTGCGCCGCATGCGCCCGCTCTTCCGCAGCATGCAGAAGCGCATCGACGAGGTGAACCGGATCATGCGCGAGCAGATCACCGGCATCCGCGTCATCCGCGCCTTCGTCCGCGACGGGCACGAGCAGCGCCGCTTCGGCACGGCGAACGCCGACCTGAGGGACGTGGGCGTACGGGCCGGGCGGCTGCTGGCGCTGCTGTTCCCCACCCCGATGCTCGCGGTGAACCTGTCGAGCGTCGCCGTCGTCTGGTTCGCGGCCGGGCGCATCGAGAGCGGTGCCATGGACGTCGGGGCGCTCACGGCGTTCCTGTCCTACCTCATGTACATCCTCAGCAGCGTGATGATGGCCACCTTCATGTTCATGATGATCCCGCGCGCGGAGGTCTGCGCCGAGCGGATCCAGGAGGTGCTGGACACCGAGTCGTCCGTCGTCCCGCCCGCCGCCCCGGTGCCCGCGGCGGCCGAGCCGCGCGAGCGCGGCCGGCTCGACCTCCGCGGCGTCGGGTTCCGCTATCCGGGGGCCGAGGAGCCGGTGCTGAAGGACGTCGACCTGGAGGCCCGGCCGGGGCGTACGACGGCGGTCATCGGCAGCACCGGCAGCGGCAAGTCGACGCTGCTGGCGCTCGTGCCGCGGCTCTTCGACGCCACCGGGGGCAGCGTCGAGGTGGGCGGCGTGGACGTACGGGACCTGGATCCGGCGGCGCTGGCGCTGGCCATCGGCTACGTACCGCAGAAGCCGTACCTCTTCAGCGGCACCGTCGCCTCGAACCTCCGCTACGGCAAGCCCGACGCCACCGACGACGAGCTGTGGGACGCGCTGCGCACCGCGCAGGCCGCGGACTTCGTCCGGGAGATGGACGGCGGCCTCGACGCGGCGGTCGCGCAGGGCGGCTCGAACGTCTCGGGCGGCCAGCGGCAGCGCCTCGCGATCGCCCGCGCGCTGGTGCACCGCCCCGACATCTACCTCTTCGACGACTCCTTCTCCGCCCTCGACTACGCCACTGACGCCGCCCTGCGCGCGGCCCTCGCGCGCCGGCTCGGGGACGCGACGGTCGTGATCGTCGCCCAGCGGGTCGCGACGATCCGGGACGCGGACCGGATAGTGGTCCTGGACGCGGGCCGGGTGGCGGGCGCGGGGACGCACACGGAGCTGATGGCGGCGAACGAGACGTACCGCGAGATCGTGCTCTCCCAGCTCACCGAGGAAGAAGCGGCGGCATGA
- a CDS encoding MoaD/ThiS family protein gives MAANGTIRYWAAAKAAAGTAEEPYAADTLAEALAAAGARHGEELTRVLARCSFLVDGRAVGKRDHAGVALADGGTVEVLPPFAGG, from the coding sequence ATGGCGGCGAACGGCACCATCCGGTACTGGGCCGCGGCCAAGGCCGCGGCGGGCACCGCGGAGGAGCCCTACGCGGCGGACACGCTGGCCGAAGCGCTGGCCGCGGCCGGTGCGCGGCACGGGGAGGAGCTGACCCGGGTGCTGGCGCGCTGCTCGTTCCTGGTGGACGGACGGGCGGTCGGCAAGCGCGACCACGCGGGGGTGGCGCTGGCGGACGGGGGGACGGTTGAGGTCCTGCCCCCGTTCGCGGGAGGCTAG
- a CDS encoding DUF2993 domain-containing protein: MRALKITAVVLVVLGLLTLAADRVALKMAESDAAERIEKEYGFSQRPEIDIKGFPFLTQLMSREFEAVDVRIDGIDATGSGGRALRLDGVRGELEGVRISGDDWDRATADKADGKVTIRYEDISAALPVVKVSYGGKGAAGENKVKATVGTSFLGQRLEESLLGKVSVVDGDTIRLRATGVDNLGGVPGLEDYVRDHMNYNWTINDLPPGIRLTDVEVRKDGIVVTGSGTDVELGDERSAGK; encoded by the coding sequence ATGCGCGCGTTGAAGATCACAGCGGTGGTGCTGGTCGTGCTCGGCCTGCTCACGCTCGCCGCCGACCGCGTGGCGCTGAAGATGGCCGAGTCGGACGCGGCCGAGCGCATCGAGAAGGAGTACGGGTTCTCCCAGCGGCCCGAGATCGACATCAAGGGGTTCCCCTTCCTCACCCAGTTGATGTCGCGTGAGTTCGAGGCCGTGGACGTACGGATCGACGGCATCGACGCCACCGGCAGCGGCGGCCGCGCGCTGCGCCTGGACGGCGTGCGCGGCGAGTTGGAGGGGGTGCGGATCTCGGGCGACGACTGGGACCGGGCGACGGCGGACAAGGCCGACGGCAAGGTGACGATCAGGTACGAGGACATCTCGGCGGCGCTGCCGGTGGTGAAGGTCTCGTACGGCGGGAAGGGCGCGGCCGGCGAGAACAAGGTGAAGGCGACGGTCGGCACGTCCTTCCTCGGGCAGCGGCTGGAGGAGTCGCTGCTCGGCAAGGTGAGCGTGGTCGACGGCGACACGATCCGGCTGCGCGCGACCGGGGTCGACAACCTCGGGGGTGTACCGGGTCTGGAGGACTACGTCCGCGACCACATGAACTACAACTGGACGATCAACGACCTGCCGCCCGGTATACGCCTGACGGACGTCGAGGTGCGGAAGGACGGCATCGTCGTCACGGGCAGCGGCACGGACGTGGAACTGGGCGACGAGCGCTCGGCCGGGAAGTGA
- a CDS encoding putative leader peptide translates to MSGPRPRGQADHLTQRRAVDLCRVAAMLCRTA, encoded by the coding sequence ATGAGCGGTCCCCGCCCCCGGGGACAGGCAGATCACCTGACCCAGCGGCGCGCCGTCGACCTGTGCCGCGTCGCCGCCATGCTCTGTCGCACCGCCTGA
- a CDS encoding sulfurtransferase → MSRRSDVLVDADWVEANLDNPKVVLVEVDEDTAAYDKNHIKNAVRIDWKTDLQDPVRRDFVDQAGFEKLLSERGIANDDTVVLYGGNNNWFAAYAYWYFKLYGHEDVKLLDGGRKKWELDSRDLVAEVPQRAATAYRAKPQDTAIRAFRDDVVAAIGTLNLVDVRSPDEFSGKLLAPAHLPQEQSQRPGHVPSARNIPWSKSANDDGTFRSDEELKELYEGEGVDLSKDTIAYCRIGERSAHTWFVLHELLGQENVKNYDGSWTEYGSLVGVPIELGAND, encoded by the coding sequence ATGAGTCGCCGCAGTGACGTCCTGGTGGACGCCGACTGGGTCGAGGCCAACCTCGACAACCCGAAGGTCGTCCTCGTCGAGGTCGACGAGGACACCGCCGCGTACGACAAGAACCACATCAAGAACGCCGTCCGCATCGACTGGAAGACCGACCTCCAGGACCCGGTGCGCCGCGACTTCGTCGACCAGGCCGGATTCGAGAAGCTGCTGTCCGAGCGCGGCATCGCCAACGACGACACGGTCGTCCTCTACGGCGGCAACAACAACTGGTTCGCCGCGTACGCCTACTGGTACTTCAAGCTCTACGGCCACGAGGACGTCAAGCTCCTCGACGGCGGCCGCAAGAAGTGGGAGCTGGACTCCCGCGACCTGGTCGCCGAGGTGCCGCAGCGCGCGGCGACCGCGTACAGGGCCAAGCCGCAGGACACCGCCATCCGCGCCTTCCGCGACGACGTCGTGGCCGCGATCGGCACCCTCAACCTCGTCGACGTCCGCTCCCCCGACGAGTTCTCCGGCAAGCTGCTGGCCCCGGCGCACCTGCCGCAGGAGCAGTCGCAGCGGCCCGGGCACGTGCCCTCCGCGCGGAACATCCCGTGGTCGAAGTCGGCCAACGACGACGGCACCTTCAGGTCGGACGAGGAGCTGAAGGAGCTGTACGAGGGCGAGGGCGTGGACCTGTCCAAGGACACCATCGCCTACTGCCGCATCGGCGAGCGCTCGGCGCACACCTGGTTCGTGCTGCACGAGCTGCTGGGCCAGGAGAACGTCAAGAACTACGACGGCTCCTGGACCGAGTACGGCTCGCTCGTCGGCGTGCCGATCGAGCTGGGCGCCAACGACTGA
- a CDS encoding DUF1416 domain-containing protein, whose translation MCGAKAGGPDAASVKAGETTIQGSVTRDGEPVTGYVRLLDASGEFTAEVPTSATGQFRFYAAEGTWTVRALVPGATADRTVVARQGGLSEVAIAV comes from the coding sequence ATGTGCGGAGCCAAGGCAGGCGGCCCCGACGCCGCCAGCGTCAAGGCCGGCGAGACCACCATCCAGGGCTCCGTGACCCGCGACGGCGAGCCCGTCACCGGTTACGTGCGGCTGCTGGACGCCTCCGGCGAGTTCACCGCCGAGGTGCCGACCTCGGCCACCGGCCAGTTCCGGTTCTACGCCGCGGAGGGCACCTGGACCGTACGCGCCCTGGTGCCCGGCGCCACCGCCGACCGCACCGTGGTCGCCCGGCAGGGCGGCCTCTCGGAGGTCGCGATCGCGGTCTGA
- a CDS encoding DUF3099 domain-containing protein, whose product MRGFRRSGVQTDPRAPRSQPRRRRRYLLLMGTAVLLFVLGGAVVAPFSAPAAIAMCVAAAALVPVAVIIGNRREKGDKWWDEK is encoded by the coding sequence ATGCGGGGCTTCCGCCGTTCCGGCGTCCAGACGGACCCCCGCGCGCCGCGGAGTCAGCCGCGGCGCCGGAGGCGGTACCTCCTGCTGATGGGCACCGCGGTGCTGCTCTTCGTCCTCGGCGGCGCCGTCGTCGCCCCCTTCTCCGCACCCGCCGCGATCGCCATGTGCGTGGCCGCGGCGGCCCTCGTGCCGGTGGCAGTGATCATCGGCAACCGGCGGGAGAAGGGCGACAAGTGGTGGGACGAGAAGTGA
- a CDS encoding DsrE family protein codes for MAKKLVIKVTAGTDAPERCSQAFTVAAVAAASGVEVSLWLTGESAWFALPGRAAEFELPHAAPLPELIDGVLASGRITLCTQCAARRGIEEKDVLEGVRIAGAQVFVSEAMADGSQALVY; via the coding sequence ATGGCCAAGAAGCTTGTGATCAAGGTGACCGCGGGTACGGATGCGCCGGAGCGCTGCTCCCAGGCGTTCACGGTGGCGGCCGTCGCCGCCGCCAGCGGGGTGGAGGTGTCGCTCTGGCTGACCGGCGAGTCCGCCTGGTTCGCGCTGCCCGGGCGGGCCGCGGAGTTCGAGCTGCCGCACGCCGCGCCGCTGCCGGAGCTGATCGACGGGGTGCTGGCGAGCGGGCGGATCACGTTGTGCACGCAGTGCGCCGCGCGCCGCGGGATCGAGGAGAAGGACGTGCTGGAGGGCGTGCGGATCGCGGGGGCGCAGGTCTTCGTCAGCGAGGCGATGGCGGACGGCAGCCAGGCCCTCGTCTACTGA